cgtccgtccgtccgtccgtctgtctgtctgtctgtctgtctgtctgtctgtctgtctgtctgtctgtccacccgtctgtctgtctctctgtctgtctacccgtctgtctgtctctctgtctgtctgtctgtctgtccacccgtctgtctgtctctctgtctgtctacccgtctgtctgtctgtctgtctgtctgtccacccgtctgtctatctgtctgtccagccgtctgtctgtctctctgtctgtctacccgtctgtctctctgtctgtccagccatcggtctgtctctctgtctgtctgtctgtctgtccacccgtctctctgtctgtccacccgtctgtctctctgtctgtccacacgTCCGTCtatctgtccacccgtctgtctctctgtctgtctgtccacccgtctgtccacctttctgtctgtctctctgtctgtccacccgtcagtctctctgtctgtccagccatctgtctgtctctctgtctgtctgtccacccgtctgtctgtctctctgtctgtctgtctgtctgtctgtctgtccacccgtctgtctctctgtctgtccagccgtctgtctgtctctctgtctgtctgtccacccgtctttctgtctgtctctctgtctgtctgtctgtctgtccacccgtctgtctgtctctctgtctgtctacccgtctgtctgtctgtctgtctgtctgtccacccgtctgtctatctgtctgtccagccgtctgtctgtctctctgtctgtctacccgtctgtctctctgtctgtccagccatcggtctgtctctctgtctgtctgtctgtctgtccacccgtctctctgtctgtccacccgtctgtctctctgtctgtccacacgTCCGTCtatctgtccacccgtctgtctctctgtctgtctgtccacccgtctgtccacctttctgtctgtctctctgtctgtccacccgtcagtctctctgtctgtccagccatctgtctgtctctctgtctgtctgtccacccgtctgtctgtctctctgtctgtctgtctgtctgtctgtccacccgtctgtctctctgtctgtccagccgtctgtctgtctctctgtctgtctgtccacccgtctttctgtctgtctctctgtctgtctgtctgtctgtccacccgtctctctgtctgtccacccgtctgtccacccgtctgtctctctgtctgtccacacgtctctctgtctgtccacccgtctgtctctctgtctgtccacacgtctctctgtctgtccacccgtctgtctgtctgtccacccgtctgtctctctgtctctctgtctgtccacccgtctctctgtctctctgtctgtcaacccctctgtctgtccacccgtctgtctgtctctctgtctgtccacctgtctgtctgtctctctgtctgtccacccgtctgtctgtctctctgtctgtccacccgtctctctgtctgtctgtctgtccacccgtctctctgtctctctgtctgtccacccgtctctctgtctctctgtctgtccacccgtctctctgtctctctgtctgtccacccgtctgtctgtccacccgtctctctgtctgtccacccgtctctctgtctgtccacctgtctgtctggatctggatcaggaggcagatccattattttgtctgttttttgtgaGATTAAACGTCTGTAAATATTTCCTCAGATTTCTCAGATAATGATTGATGATGATAAACATCAGACGGATGAGTGATGATCTGGTTTGGATGTGTTTCAGtctcaggaggaggagttagaggcgggtgggggtggggggggggggtaggaaacagatataagGAGATTTTCTTTAGTGGCTTTAACAGTAAAGTGATGATGGTGCAGAAGAGAATCCAGCTAATCACCTAAAGTAGCTCTTAGTGTGTGTGACGCTAACCAGACTGTGTATTaatcactgcacacacacacacacacacacactcacacacacacacacacacacacgcacacacacacacacacacacacacacacacacacacacacgcgcacacagacacacacacacacacagacacacacacacacacagacacacacacgcgcacacagacacacacacacacacacacacacacgcacacacagacacacacacgcacacacagacacacacacgcgcacacagacacacacacacacacagacacacacacacacacacacagactcacacacacatacagacacacacagacacacacacacacacacagacacacacacacacagacacacacacacacacacagacacacacacacacacacacacacacacacacacacacacacacacacacacacacacacacacacacacacaccttttcccTGCCTCAGCCTTTTTATTCGATCCAGAAGAATCATTAAATGAAGACGAAGACAAGTCTCCAGAAAAGAAGCTAAAACCTCTCAGGTCCGaacgctgccccctggtggtgacaTCACCACGAcatctcagcctgtttttatatcatcaaacaactgattgaaaccaaactgatgaaacacttgaacaaacatcagagagaagaacgagctgaaacgacagaaacatctttacaaacatttatttaacgtctgcTTTAAGTctggtcccatctgctaacatggaggaggcttgtgacctctgacctggatccatcttcacttcctgtggggAGTTGTCTCTGACCTGTGGAGGACGTGTTGTAGCTGCAGGTCACGTCCAGGTTCAAAGGTcatgtgtctctcaggtcagacGGTGTGTCCAGGTGTCCCCGGGCGTCCCTGCTATAAGATCGCATACTTCCACGACGTGTCGAGTCGCGTGGCGTTCAGGGAGGCGTGCCGCGCCTGTGAGATGGACGGGGGGGCGCTGCTCAGCATCGAGAGTCCGGCCGAGCAGACGGACATCGAAGACCTGCTGCAGGTGAGACAcacctcctcttctgctcctgcacctcctcctggatctcctcctccgtctcctcctcctctgtctcctcctccgtctcctcctcctccgtcttctcctccgtctcctcctcctctgtcttctcctcctctgtctcctccgtctcctccttccatcttctccactccctcctccgtctcctccttccatcttctcctctgtctcctccttccatcttctccctcccctcctctcatgTCCGGCCTCTCGGTCTCCAGGAGCTTCgttcaggagcaggaggaggtgcaggaggaggtgcaggaggaggaggtgcaggaggaggaggtataGCTGACGGTGATTTCTGGATCGGTCTCACCCGAGTGGACGGACAGGATCCGGCTCGTCCTGAACTCGGCGCCTTGACTTCCTGTCCGCAGCTCTACCTGTGGACCGACGGTAGCTCCGCCTCTTTCAGGTGATTTAAAACCCAGCGTCCAATCACATCGAACTCAGCAGGAACAACTGACTACGTAATAACACTGATGATGTCATAGGAACTGGTATTTTGACGAGCCGTCCTGCGGGGGCGAGGCCTGCGTCGTCATGTACCATCAGCCAACTGCACTTCCTGGTCTGGGCGGGGCTTATCTCTACCAATGGAACGACGACCgctgcaacatgaaacacaactTCATCTGCAAATACCAACCAGGTACCGACAGCCAATCAGCTTCCGTCTCTGAGCAACTCAAGTTCGTTGGAtttgatctttttcttttcgTTCGTTCTTTCTTTCagaacgtgatcatgtgaccggCCACACGCCTGGAGGACGCAACACAGGTGAGCAGGTCCCCCAGCACTCTGTGACGCCACCTTCAGGTCAAAGTGTATAACAGCAGTgtgttgtgtcctcagagtccaCAGCAGGTGGGGGTGTGGTTAAACCGCCCCCGGGCAGCGAGGAGGTGCGGCCTCAGGTGACCACGGCTGCAGCTTCAGGTACGAACCTGAAAACCTGAAGTTATCCTGGTGACCTCACATCCTGCGTGGTGGTTCAgggtcctgacctctgacctctgactgtGATGTCATCGTTAGCGATCAGTGATGTCACGCGGCTTGgttacaaacaggaaacagtcacatgttctgtctccgtctcttcaGGAATGTTGCTGGTCTACGTCATCATTCCCACCatccccctgctgctgctcatcctgGTGGCTTCTGGGACATGTTGTTTTCAGATGTTGAGCAGAAGGTAAAACTACATCTCCCAGCAGCCTCTTTAGCTCCTGCTGaggaagcagtgtgtgtgtgtgtgtgtgtgtgtgtgtgcgtgtgtgtgtgtgtagcttagTCAGTGATTATAGTTCAAGTCTCTAACGAGCCGTCTCGTTAACAGATGATTTACACCTGGCTCAGTGTTAGAACGTCTGGCATCAGAACAGCTGAGTCCAGACGTTCTCCTGAATCAGCTGTTCTGTTCTCCAGGTTCTGAGTCGGGTCACTTCCCTTCTCACTGATCAGAACCAGGAAGTTTCCAGGTCACTTCCCTTCTCACTGTTCAGAACCAGGAAGTTTCCAGGTCACTTCCCTTCTCACTGTTCAGAACCAGGAAGTTTCCAGGTCACTTCCCTTCTCACTGATCAGAACCAGGAAGTTTCCAGGTCACTTCCCTTTTCACTGTTCAGAACCAGGAAGTTTCCAGGTCACTTCCCTTCTCACTGTTCAGAACCAGGAAGTTTCCAGGTCACTTCCCTGTTCACTGTTCAGAACCAGGAAGTTTCCAGGTCACTTCCCTTCTCACTGATCAGAACCAGGAAGTTTCCAGGTCACTTCCCTTCTCACTGATCAGAACCAGGAAGTTTCCAGGTCACTTCCCTTCTCACTGATCAGAACCAGGAAGTTTCCAGGTCACTTCCCTTCTCACTGATCAGAACCAGGAAGTTTCCAGGAATTGAAATCTGGAAATCAGCTGTTGATCATGAAAAAAAGTTCTATTGAAAACATTATGGGCtggatgatgatgtcatctgtCTCCCTGCAGTGAACCCCGCACAAAGAGCGCCACCGACCAATCACACCTGTGGATCTCCGGAGCACCCAAGGCCGACAGCATGGTGGTCTGAAGCTCCGCCCCCTGACATCACAGCATGCTGCTGGCAGAGGGATGACATCACCTGACAGCTTATAATCATGCTCGTTTCCAGCGGTTGTATCATGTTAGGCCCGCCCACTCATGCTTAATTAAACATGTTAATGAGCCTTTTATGTAaagcgtggggggggggattgtttATCCGTTCATTTGAAAAATCAGAGATAAAACAAACGTGTCAGAAAGTTTTCCGAGGCTGTGCAGCATTAGCAGGTATCATATTTACATGTTCTCCATCTGTTACTAggctaaatgctaacatgctaattaACAGTAAATACAGTGATGTGACCTGAAGGTGGCGCCAGAGGAGCACCCGCGTCTGAAAATCACGTCGAACGATACAATCAACTGCACAGACTTCTACAGGATGTCAGAGTGCCCCCTAGTGGACACACTTCGACTCCAGTGAAATGACGTGTTTGTGATCAGGGATAAAACGTCCAAGAGGAAGTGTTCAGTAAATACAGTTTAATGTAGCCTAGCATTAAGACTGGAACAAGCTAGCTTCATCTCATAATGCCgaattttaaaatctaaattcaaTTAATGAGACATGGACAGGTTTGTTTTCTGTAATGTAACTAAACTGATGTAATGCAGCTGTTTATAAAACAGTTATTACACATctgacctgatgacatcatccccTCAAAGCAGCGTCATCTGCTGACGAACAAAAACCCagaaccctaacccagagaggaaccctaaccctaacccagagagaaaccctaacccagagaggaaccctaacccagagagaaaccctaacccagagagaaaccctaaccctaacccagagagaaaccctaacccagagaggaaccctaacccagagagaaaccctaaccctaacccagagagaaaccctaacccagagaggaaccctaaccctaacccagagagaaaccctaacccagagaggaaccctaacccagagagaaaccctaacccagagagaaaccctaaccctaacccagagagaaacccttacccagagagaaaccctaacccagagaggaaccctaaccctaacccagagagaaaccctaaccctaacccagagagaaaccctaacccagaaagaaaccctaacccagagagaaaccctaaccctaacccagagaggaacccttaccctaacccagagaggaacccttaccctaacccagagagaaaccctaaccctaacccagagagaaaccctaacccagagaggaACCTTAACACTAACCCAGAGAGGAACCCTtacccagagagaaaccctaacccagagaggaACCCTtacccagagagaaaccctaacccagagaggaacccttaccctaacccagaaagaaaccctaaccctaacccagagagaaaccctaacccagagaggaaccctaacactaacccagagagaaacccttaccctaacccagagaggaacccttaccctaacccagagagaaaccctaaccctaacccagagaggaaccctaaccctaacccagagaggaaccctaacactaacccagAGGAACCCTTACCCAGAGAGGAACCCTtacccagagagaaaccctaaccctaacccagagaggaacccttaccctaacccagaaagaaaccctaacccagagagaaaccctaacccagagaggaaccctaaccctaacccagagagaaaccctaacccagagaggaaccctaacactaacccagaaagaaaccctaaccctaacccagagagaaaccctaacccagagagaaacccttacccagagagaaaccctaaccctaacccagagagaaaccctaaccctaacccagagagaaacccttaccctaacccagagagaaacccttaccctaacccagagagaaaccctaaccctaacccagagagaaacccttaccctaacccagagagaaaccctaacccagagaggaaccctaacactaacccagaaagaaaccctaaccctaacccagagagaaacccttacccagagagaaaccctaaccctaacccagagagaaaccctaaccctaacccagagagaaacccttaccctaacccagagagaaacccttaccctaacccagagagaaaccctaaccctaacccagagagaaacccttaccctaacccagagagaaaccctaacccagagaggaaccctaaccctaacccagagagaaaccctaacccagagaggaaccctaacactaacccagaaagaaaccctaacccagagagaaaccctaacccagagagaaaccctaaccctaacccagagagaaaccctaaccctaacccagagagaaacccttaccctaaaccagagagaaacccttaccctaacccagagagaaacccttaccctaacccagagagaaaccctaaccctaacccagagagaaacccttaccctaacccagagagaaacccttaccctaacccagagaggaaccctaaccctaaccaagagAGGAACCCTtacccagagagaaacccttaccctaacccagagagaaacccttaccctaacccagagagaaaccctaacccagagagaaacccttaccctaacccagagagaaacccttaccctaacccagagagaaacccttaccctaacccagagaggaACCCGAACCCTTTCATTAAATTCTCTGTTGAATTAAACCCGAAACTAAATCAATTAATTCTAGTCAGAAAATTAACAAGATTTTCAATCAATGAAATCAGTCACACTATATTTGTATCGCCCATATTCGCAATCACAATCTGTCTCATAGGCTGTTTATCGtcctgttgccatggaaacgcCTCAGCTCAACGTgacaccccaaccccccccctctgtatgtaggtgtgtgtgtgttgtgagtctTCAGCTCGTCGGTTTGTGACATCATCAATAAAACCTGTGACTcagtttgttttgtgatttatttcttGAGGCTAAAAGCTTTGAAACAAAGAAGAGTTTTAATCACGTTTAATTCTGAATCATCCATAACTGATCGATCACTGATCCTCAGatcgttagggttagggtcaggttCATCAAAGAGTCACGACAGAGTTTACTATCAACACAAAGTCACTTCCTCTGAAcgaggtcacttcctgtgaacGTCAGGAAGCAACGAGCTCCTGAACGACCTccgtctccatctcctccatcaaCGCCACCTCAAAGCGCTCGGCCGCCGCGTCCACGGCCACCACCGTCTCTTCCTGTTTGCACGTCATGTCATCGTCAAACAGGATGGGCGGGGCTTCCTCAGAAGGCGGTGGCTTCCCCACGCCGTGCATGCGcttcctgtgctgctgcaggttgCCGCTGCGGTTGAAGCGAGCGCTGCAGAGGCCGCAGGCGAACGGCCGCTCGCCCGTGTGGATGATCACGTGTCGGTCCAGCTGCGAGCGGCACTTCTTGTCTTTGCCACAGATGTGGCAGATGAAGCTCTGCGGCGGGCGCGCTCCGTTGGCGTGGACGACCTCCCGGTGTCTCTTCAGGTGGCTGAGGCGTCTGAAGCTGCGGCTGCAGAAGTCGCAGGCGAAGGGGCGGAGCTCGCTGTGGATCAACGAGTGACTCGACAGCAGAGACTTGAACTTGAACACTTTGCTGCAGATGGGACACGGGAACATCTTGGCCTGTGCCGTGCACTTCCTGTACCTGGCGGCGTGCGGTGCATTGTTCACTCGGACCTTCAGGTGGACGCGCAGGTGATGCTGCTTCAGGCAGGTGGCGCGCTGGAAGCTGCGCAGACAGACGCCGCAGCGGTGCGGCTTCTCGCTGGTGTGGGTGTGGCCGTGAGCAGCGAGGAGTGCTTTGGACTTTAACCGCTTCCCGCAGACGCTGCAGGCGAACGGCAGCTCGCACGGCGagttctcctcccctctccgcTGCTTGGCGTGGATCAGGATCTTGTGGCGTTTCAGCTGGTGCTGTCGGGCAAACTTGCGTCCGCAGGTGTCGCAGAGATGCGGCCGCTCGCCGGTGTGCGTCTGGAAGTGGATGACGAGCTGCGACCTGCACTTGAACTCTTTACCGCACAAGTCACAGAGCAGCGAGCTGGGCCGCGGCGGCTCGAAGGCGCCCGGCACGTGGACGCTCTTCTTGTGGTGCTCCAGGTCGTTGGTCCTCATGTAGGCTTTGGGGCAGAGGTCGCAGCGGTGAGGTTTGACCCCCGAGTGCACGACCTCGTGCGCCTTCAGCCGGGACCGGCAGTTGAAGGTTTTCCCGCAGACGGCGCAGAGCCAGGCCGTCACCTCGCGCTGCTTCTCCAGCTTGCTGACGCCGTTGGGGTGGAGCCGGGTCAGGTGGTGCTGCAGGTTGTCGCGGCGGTTGAAGCGCAGGTCGCACAGCTGGCAGGCGAACGGCTTCTTCCCCGTGTGGATGAAGGAGTGACGAGCCAGACTCGACTTGTTCTTCATCACTTTGCCACACACGTCACACATGAtgctctccagctccagcttcacGTGCCGGGACCCAGGgtccgcccccccgcccccggggGCCGGCGGAGAAGGAGCTCCGCCATCTGGTggtcacaggggggggggggggaatgcattcagataataaatcaattatcaacatattaaaaacatttgtgggAAATTAAATCACAAATACTGAGAATTTCAGGataaagtagaaataaaaacttaacatgtaaaaacatgaaataaagaatgttatgaaataaataaattattaaatccTATCAAAGTGTAACAACAAATTAAAGTGATTTACTGcggattaaaacattttatggtAAATGAATGAAAGGTGATGGTTCTctcacctgcaggtggagtccAGTTGGGATCAGCTgtgtcctccacctcctcctccgggtcAGAGTCAGGTGACTCACGGCGGCGGCGCCGGCGCCGGCGTGGAGGCGGGTTTGGTTTGGTGGTGTCAGCGCTCGGAGGTCTCCTCTGGGTCCTAGACTCTGTGAGGTTCGGGGAAAGCCTGATGGCGGGTCGGATGGTTCTGGTGCGGGTGGAGGTGCAGTGCTGCAGCAGAGCCCCCCCGTGGGCTCCGTCAGAGCGGACggagaaacactgcagcagcatcgcaGGCGACGCCGCCGGCGaggctgcagaagaagaaacacagaacTCATCATCTGCTGACACCTTGTGTCTCAAACACGTTACTGCACGTCTCACAGGCTCCAGCATCAGAACGGATTCTGTAACATCACAGGAGGCGGAGCCAAACAGGAGCTCGGCCCCGCCTCCTGATCCACCGTCAGTCTAAACTACAACCAGGCAACTATCATGGTTACCATAGAAACAGGAACATGCAAACTGACACTTCTTTTCAACAATGTCTTCATCTCTTGTTCTTGTCTCCGTTCTTCAACACTTTCATTTGCTCTTTCATCTATGATGTCACAGGATGAAAGTAATAAACCTCTGTGTGGTTCTCCTCTGCTAACTCGCCCActtcctctctatctctcctggTTCCAGACGAGTCTCCGAGACACCAGATCAGCACAACGTTCAGATGTTTACATTGACCAGTATTTGCAAACTGCACAGGAAGTTAGACTCCGCCTTCTTCGATGATGCGCCCGGCGGCACCGGATCCTCTTCGTTTGTCGTGTTAGAGAATGAGATTAATATTTTACACATGAATGATGTATGAGGCTTATTTCACCTGAACACTTCTGCTGATAATCAGAGACGTCAGAGCCCACACACCCGACCTGTGGTTATTAATCCATGCatgcatatataaatatatataaatatatataaatatataaacatacataGCGCTGAGTGAAGTTAGACATTCtaaccagcatgcattgtgttaagTCAGCACCACATCAACTCTAACGCAGCTCAAcactgcctcctcctcatcacttcctcctgacttttcacaataaaacacaggtGACATGAAACAGAACATGAAGATGTAGTTGCACTCGTCTGCCTGCAGGGGGCAGGACACCTCACCTAAATGTCTCATCAGGTCCACCTGGACGCCAGCGTCTCTCCTCGGCGCCGAGTCGCTCTGACAGCCCACCTCCCTGGTGTCCTGCTGGGGACACTCCCACTGACagcccacctccctcctccactcgcagagctctcctcctcctccagggggcgccACCAGTCCAGACGACATCTTAACAAGCACCGGAATACAAGCAGAGGACAGGTCACCATCATAGAACCACTGCAGTGTTCTATTAAACCCTGAGGACTccgtttcccatcatgcactgagaaCACAGGACTTGTCAACAAACCAACATTCAGCTACAAGTTCCAATCTACACAAACAGATCAATAACCAGATGATTGATGACGTCATTCAGTGATAAGATTAAGATCCCGCTATAATGAACTTTGATGACGTCATGGAGGTCAGGTGATCGATGACTGTTTACTGATCATTGGCTGATCAGCTGCTTCCTGAACTCACTCACTGAGGATGCTACACATGCTATCATTAGCATGATGCTAACGTGTTGCCGAGGCCGGAAGGACCAGGTGGACGTTTCCGGTTTACCTGAGAGCGGAGCGGCGCAGGCGCACAGCGTGACGCAGACTTCACGTCTGAATCGAAAaagacttaaaaataaaaactccgGTTTCACTTCGGACACCACCGGAACCACGGGCCACACCGGAAgtactgcttcttcttctgtggctgCTTCCTGCTTCTCATCCAGGTCCGGCGGCTTGACGGCGCCTCCACCGGCCAAAGGACGAACTGCAGGTCGACTGAACggtcttctgtttcttcttcttcttcttcttcttcttcttcttcttcttcttcttcttcttcttcttcttcttcttcttcttcttcttcttcttcttcttcttcttcttcaggttaCAGTTTCTTCAGGAATATTTAAGGGACAGCTGAtctaatgtgttttatttgtagaATCCAGAACAACAAAAGATCCAAAGAATCCACTGAGACAGACGTGTCGTGActtgagttaaaaaaattaatttcatataataatataatgatgtCATAATGTAGTGCCCAGGGATCCAGTGACTGTTGTCttttcagactcagactcagtgACATGTGTAtagagatttttatttggaatatacataacaacataaataatatatttcatcACAATAAAGTTCATATCAGCACCAGAGCCACGAACTAACAGGGTTCAACCAACATGACCAAACCACCAGAGCCACGTTTAACCAGTTAAACAGAAACCCAGAGCCACGTGTCAGCAGGGTTGAGTCGTTTCCTGGTGCAGCTGTGGTTCAGTTGCTCCAACGATTAAAATCA
The genomic region above belongs to Limanda limanda chromosome 20, fLimLim1.1, whole genome shotgun sequence and contains:
- the chodl gene encoding chondrolectin, encoding MLFHLVMLRVFAVVMAITVAWVNGARVLSGQTVCPGVPGRPCYKIAYFHDVSSRVAFREACRACEMDGGALLSIESPAEQTDIEDLLQELRSGAGGGAGGGAGGGGAGGGGIADGDFWIGLTRVDGQDPARPELGALTSCPQLYLWTDGSSASFRNWYFDEPSCGGEACVVMYHQPTALPGLGGAYLYQWNDDRCNMKHNFICKYQPERDHVTGHTPGGRNTESTAGGGVVKPPPGSEEVRPQVTTAAASGMLLVYVIIPTIPLLLLILVASGTCCFQMLSRSEPRTKSATDQSHLWISGAPKADSMVV
- the LOC133026908 gene encoding endothelial zinc finger protein induced by tumor necrosis factor alpha-like, with translation MSSGLVAPPGGGGELCEWRREVGCQWECPQQDTREVGCQSDSAPRRDAGVQVDLMRHLASPAASPAMLLQCFSVRSDGAHGGALLQHCTSTRTRTIRPAIRLSPNLTESRTQRRPPSADTTKPNPPPRRRRRRRRESPDSDPEEEVEDTADPNWTPPADGGAPSPPAPGGGGADPGSRHVKLELESIMCDVCGKVMKNKSSLARHSFIHTGKKPFACQLCDLRFNRRDNLQHHLTRLHPNGVSKLEKQREVTAWLCAVCGKTFNCRSRLKAHEVVHSGVKPHRCDLCPKAYMRTNDLEHHKKSVHVPGAFEPPRPSSLLCDLCGKEFKCRSQLVIHFQTHTGERPHLCDTCGRKFARQHQLKRHKILIHAKQRRGEENSPCELPFACSVCGKRLKSKALLAAHGHTHTSEKPHRCGVCLRSFQRATCLKQHHLRVHLKVRVNNAPHAARYRKCTAQAKMFPCPICSKVFKFKSLLSSHSLIHSELRPFACDFCSRSFRRLSHLKRHREVVHANGARPPQSFICHICGKDKKCRSQLDRHVIIHTGERPFACGLCSARFNRSGNLQQHRKRMHGVGKPPPSEEAPPILFDDDMTCKQEETVVAVDAAAERFEVALMEEMETEVVQELVAS